GGAAACCGGCGGCTATCTCGGCGCCGGCTGGCTGGTCGAGAACCACCCGCAGCTGATCCGCGCCGAAGTCGCGCTGGGCGAAGTCGGCGGCTACACCATGTTCGTTGGCGGCGAGGGCGGCGACCGTTTCTATCCGATCCAGGTGACCGAGAAGGTCGGCTGCCAATTGCGCCTGCGCGTCGGCGGCGCCTCCGGCCACGGCTCGATGCCGATCCGCGACGGCGCGATGGCGAAGGCCGGGCGGGTGCTGGAGGCGCTCACCCGGCAGCGGTTGCCGGCGCACATCTCGCCCGTGGCTGAGCGCTTCGTACGCACGCTCGCGGAATCGCAGCCGCTGCTGCTGGGGCTGCTCGACCCGTCGCGCAGCGACGGCGTGCTGGCCGAGCTGGGCACGGAGGCGCGCATGTGGGAGGCGATCCTGCACAACACCGCCGTGCCCACCGTGATCCAGGGTGGAAGCAAGACGAACGTGATCCCGGGCAGCGTTGAGATCACGCTCGACGGCCGCCTGCTGCCGGGCCAGAGCGCCGAGACCTTCATCGGAGAGGTGCGCGGCGTGATCGGCGACGACGCGGAGATCGTGAACGTACGCCACACGCCCAGCCGCACCGAGGCGCCGGTCGACGCCTTCTTCGAGGAGCTATGCGGTGTGGTCCGCGAACTGGATCCCGGCGCGCGTCCCGTGCCGGCGATCGTCACCGGCGTCACCGACGCACGGCACTTCGCCCGCCTGGGCGCCCGCTGCTACGGCTTCGCACCGGTGCGGCTCAGCCCGGAGACGCCGTTCTGGACGCTCTTCCACGGCGCCGACGAGCGCATTCCGATCAACGGCCTCGGCTTCGGCGTGCAGGCGATCTTCCGTGTGCTGGAGCGGTATTAGCCGCGCGGCCCCGCCGGCGCGGGGTATGCGCTCGGATCATCGCGACTTACACTCGACTGCGGAGACCGAGACACGGAGGTCCGCCGCATGATCGAGGACACGGTCCCGGACACATCACCGCTGCTGCGTCCGCGGCCGGCGCTGCTGGTCGTGGTGCGGCACGGGGAGTCGCTGCGCAACACCTACGACGTCCACAGCGGCCTGCAGCAGATGCCGCCCGAGATCGCCAGCACACCCGATCACCTGATCCCGTTGACGGCCGAGGGCGAACGCCAGGCACGCTGTACCGGCGAGGGGCTGCGGGCAGAGTTCGGCGCTTTCGACACGATCTACCACAGCCCCTGGCTGCGCACCACGCAAACCGCGCACCTGATCGCAGAGGCGCTGCCTGCCGGCGCGGCGCTGCGCCGCAACCTCTTCCTGACCGAGCAGCACTTCGGCCAGCTCGATCCGGCGATCTGGCCCCAGCGGCTGCAACGCTACGAGGCCGCCTACAAGCTGTTCGAGCTGCAGCGGGAGATCATGGGCCGCTTCTACTGCCGCCCGCCCGACGGCGAAAGCTGGGCCGACGTCTGCATTCGCACGCACCAGTTTCTCGGCATCCTTTTCCGGCCCGAGCACGCCGGCAAGCGCGTGCTGCTGATTACGCACGGCGTCACGCAGCAGAGCTTTCGCTATCACCTCGAGTATCCGACCGAAGAGCAGCTCGTCGAAGAGTATGAGCGCGACCGCAACCGCAACTGCGGCGTCGGCGCCTATACGCACTCGCCGCAGACCGGCTGGACTCTGCTCTACTGGAACAAGACCTATTTCTGAGCGACCCCAGGCGCCCGCCGCCGGTCGCGTCAGCGCGCCCTGGCCGTTATGCTGAGCGCAGCATGACGCCCTGGAGGTTGCGATGCGGTGCGGCGCCCGCGCTCTACGCCTGCTCGCTGGCTTGCTGCTGGCCGGCATCCTGATCGCCTGCTCAAGCAATTCGGCAAACAACAAGAACAGCAAGGCCACGAACGCCCCGGCGGCAACCAGCGCCTCCGCCACCGTTGCCGCAAGCGTGCAAAGCACTTCGGCGCCTGCGTCGCCGGCGGCGGCCACGGCGGCGAGCGTCAGCACCAGTCCGGCCGCGGCCGCGAAGCCGAAGAACACGACCCTCCTTCTCTCCACCACGACCAGCACCCAGGACAGCGGACTGCTCGACGTGCTGATCCCGCTCTTTGAGAAGCAGACCGGCTACCAGGTCAAGACCGCTGCGGTCGGCTCCGGCGAGGCGCTGAAGCGCGGTGAGCTGGGCGAGGCCGACGTCTTGCTGGTGCACTCGCCCGCGGCCGAGCTGGACTACATGTCGCGCAACCAGGGCATCAACCGCCGGCTCGTCATGCACAACGACTTCATTATCGTCGGGCCGGCCTCGGATCCGGCGCACATCAAGGGCATGACGAAGGCCGTGGACGCGCTCAAGGCGATCGTGGCGGCGAAGGCGACGTTCATCAGCCGCGGCGACAACTCGGGCACCAACGCGCTCGAGCTGCAGCTCTGGAAGCAGGCCGGCATCGATCCCAAGGGCCAGAGCTGGTACCTGGAAAGCGGCCAGGGTATGGGCGCGACGCTGACGATCACGGCTGAGAAACAGGCGTACACGATCAGCGACCGCGCCACCTACCTGGCCACCAGGGCCCAGACACAGCTCGGCATCGTGGTCGAGAAGGACGGCATGCTGCTCAACATCTACCACGTCATCCAGGTGAACCCGGCCAACCACACCGGCCTCAACGTGGAGGGCGCGCGGGCCTTCTCGGAGTTCATGGTCTCGCCGGACACGCAGAAGGTGATCGCCGGCTTTGGCGTCGAGAAGTACGGGCAGCAACTGTTCATTCCCGACGCGGGTAAGACGGATCAGCAGGTGCAGCAGGGCGGCTGAGTGTAGACGGAGAGCAGCGCGTGCAGTTCGTTTGGGATGGGTTCATCGATGCGCTGCGCCGCCTGCTCTCAGGCGACGCCGAGACCTACCGCATTACCTGGCTCTCGCTGCAGGTATCGGGCGTCGCCACGCTGATCAGCCTGGCGATCGGCGCGCCGTTGGGCGTGCTGCTGGCGCTGGCACACTTCCCCGGCCGCCGGCTGGCGATCGCACTGGTGAACACGGGCATGGGCTTCCCGCCCGTGGTGGTGGGAACCTTCGTCTCGCTGATGCTCTTCCGCCACGGTCCGCTCGGCTTCCTGCGCCTCTTTCTCACCGTGCGCGGCATGATCATGGCGCAGACGATCATTGCCGCGCCGCTGGTTTGCGGCTTCACGCTGGCGGCGATCGGCGGCCTCGACAGCGGCGTGCTGTTGCAAATCCGCGCGCTGGGCGCCTCGCGTTTGCAGAGCGCCCTGCTGCTCGTGCGCGAAGCGCGGCTCGGCATGCTGGCGGCGGTGATGGCCGGCTTCGGCGCGGTGATCTCCGAGGTTGGCGCGACGATCGCCGTCGGCGGCAATATCAAGGACCAGACGCGCACGCTCACCGGCGCGATCGTGCTGGAGAACGGCCGCGGCGAGTTCGACCAGGCGATCGCGCTCTCGATCATCCTCATGGCCCTGATCTTCGCCGTGAACCTGGTGCTCACGGCAGCGCAGCAGCGCCGTGCTTGAGGTTGCGGCGGCAGACGTGGCTGCTCAGGCGCAGGACCGCGGCGGGGCGCCGGGCGGCGATCGCCCTGCGGTACGACTGGAGTTGCGCGGCATTCGTGTGCGCCGCGGCGAACGCCAGGTGCTCGAAGTCGAGCGGCTGACGCTCGGCGCCGGTCAGGTCCTGGCCGTGCTCGGCCCGAACGGCGCCGGGAAGACCACGCTGCTGCACGTCTGCGGCTTCCTGCTGGCCCCGGCCGCCGGCGAGGTTGTGCTCGACGGCGCAGCGGTGCGCGGCACTCCCCTGACGGCGCGCCGTCGCGCCACGTTGCTGCTGCAATCGCCCGTGCTGCTCGCCGGCTCGGCGCTGCAAAACGTGGAGTTAGGGTTGCGGTTGCGAGGGCTGCGGAGAGGGGTGCGACGCGAGCGGGCGCTGGAGTGGCTCGCGCGCTTCGGCGTCGCGCACCTGGCGTCGCGGCCGGCACGGGCGCTCTCCGGCGGCGAGGCGCAGCGCGTGGCGCTGGCGCGGGCGCTGGCCTTTGAGCCAGAGATTGTCCTGCTGGACGAGCCGTTCACGGCGATGGACCAGCCCACGCGCGAGGAGCTGACCGGCGCCGCCGTGGCCGAGCTGCGTCGAATGGGCGCGGCCACGGTCTTTGTCACCCACGACCGCGGGGAGGCGCTGCAACTCGCCGACCGCGCGATTGTGCTGGCAGAGGGCCGCGTGCGACAGGAAGGCCCGCCGGCCGAGCTGCGCGAGCGACCCGTGGACGCGCTGGTCGCCGCCTTCATGAGCGGCGTATCCGCCGGGCGGGCGAACCGTTAGTACTTGTAGCCCGGATCGTAGGGCGAGGACGATTTGGCCGGGGCAGCCGTTGCAGGCGCCGCCGCGCCGCTTGCCGTGTCGCTGACGACCACGGTGCCGTGCATGCTGGCGTGGATGTTGCAGTGATAGTGATAGGTGCCGGCCTTCGCAAACGTGACTGAAAAGGCGCCGTTCGGCGCGAGCGTGTTCGAATCGAAGCTCTGCGCCTGGCCCGCATCCGAGGTGACGGTGTGCGAGACGCTGTCGTGGTTTGTCCAGGTCACCGTGGTCCCGGGCTTGACCGTAATCGAGGCCGGAAAGGCGATGCCCTTGATTTCGGCCGCTTCGCTCGCACCGCCCGCAGGCGATGCCGTGAGGGCGGCGCCGACCGGGGCGACGGACGCCGCGGCGTTGCCGGTGTTGGTTCTTGCGCTGCTGGAATTGTTGTTGCTGGAGGCGCATGCCGCCGCGAACAGGAGCGGCAGGGTCGCCATCAGCAGCACCGGGACGAAGAGCCGTTCCTTGATCGCGTGCATCGCAGCCTCGGACGGTGAAATGTAGGGCAGCCGTCGCTGATCCTACGCTGCCTGCGGCGGGGCGGATGCATGGCCGGACCTGGTCGCCCGTTTGGCGCGTGGTCACAGGCGGGCGCCGCTTCCTATACTGGCTTCTGGTACTGGCTGCTGGCTGCTGGCTACTGGCTTCTTGCTTCTTGCTTCTTGCGATGAGGATGCGGGCGAACGATGACGCTGGACGCGCGACACCTGCGGCGCCATCTCGAGGACCTGATCGGCAGGATCGCCTTCTTGCGGCCACTGCTGCCGGACAACCCGTCGTACCGGCTCTGGCTTGGCGATGTGATCGAGCTGGTCAACGTGCAGTGGGGCGTGCACAGCCGCCAGATGGCGCAACTGCGCGCCGCGATCGGCCGTGGTGGCCGGCATCCGGACGGGGAGACGGCCGAGG
This DNA window, taken from Dehalococcoidia bacterium, encodes the following:
- a CDS encoding ABC transporter permease; amino-acid sequence: MQFVWDGFIDALRRLLSGDAETYRITWLSLQVSGVATLISLAIGAPLGVLLALAHFPGRRLAIALVNTGMGFPPVVVGTFVSLMLFRHGPLGFLRLFLTVRGMIMAQTIIAAPLVCGFTLAAIGGLDSGVLLQIRALGASRLQSALLLVREARLGMLAAVMAGFGAVISEVGATIAVGGNIKDQTRTLTGAIVLENGRGEFDQAIALSIILMALIFAVNLVLTAAQQRRA
- a CDS encoding histidine phosphatase family protein yields the protein MIEDTVPDTSPLLRPRPALLVVVRHGESLRNTYDVHSGLQQMPPEIASTPDHLIPLTAEGERQARCTGEGLRAEFGAFDTIYHSPWLRTTQTAHLIAEALPAGAALRRNLFLTEQHFGQLDPAIWPQRLQRYEAAYKLFELQREIMGRFYCRPPDGESWADVCIRTHQFLGILFRPEHAGKRVLLITHGVTQQSFRYHLEYPTEEQLVEEYERDRNRNCGVGAYTHSPQTGWTLLYWNKTYF
- a CDS encoding M20/M25/M40 family metallo-hydrolase, which codes for MPQGDAIDWPAVRDEAVLLLQELLRIDTTNPPGSEHAAAELLAAVLAREGFEPRLLSSAPGRTSLVARLQGSGERGPLLLQGHTDVVPADPGEWTRPPFAGEIADGCVWGRGALDMKGALVMQALALVLAKRLGLRPRGDVIFCAVPDEETGGYLGAGWLVENHPQLIRAEVALGEVGGYTMFVGGEGGDRFYPIQVTEKVGCQLRLRVGGASGHGSMPIRDGAMAKAGRVLEALTRQRLPAHISPVAERFVRTLAESQPLLLGLLDPSRSDGVLAELGTEARMWEAILHNTAVPTVIQGGSKTNVIPGSVEITLDGRLLPGQSAETFIGEVRGVIGDDAEIVNVRHTPSRTEAPVDAFFEELCGVVRELDPGARPVPAIVTGVTDARHFARLGARCYGFAPVRLSPETPFWTLFHGADERIPINGLGFGVQAIFRVLERY
- a CDS encoding substrate-binding domain-containing protein; amino-acid sequence: MRCGARALRLLAGLLLAGILIACSSNSANNKNSKATNAPAATSASATVAASVQSTSAPASPAAATAASVSTSPAAAAKPKNTTLLLSTTTSTQDSGLLDVLIPLFEKQTGYQVKTAAVGSGEALKRGELGEADVLLVHSPAAELDYMSRNQGINRRLVMHNDFIIVGPASDPAHIKGMTKAVDALKAIVAAKATFISRGDNSGTNALELQLWKQAGIDPKGQSWYLESGQGMGATLTITAEKQAYTISDRATYLATRAQTQLGIVVEKDGMLLNIYHVIQVNPANHTGLNVEGARAFSEFMVSPDTQKVIAGFGVEKYGQQLFIPDAGKTDQQVQQGG
- a CDS encoding plastocyanin/azurin family copper-binding protein produces the protein MHAIKERLFVPVLLMATLPLLFAAACASSNNNSSSARTNTGNAAASVAPVGAALTASPAGGASEAAEIKGIAFPASITVKPGTTVTWTNHDSVSHTVTSDAGQAQSFDSNTLAPNGAFSVTFAKAGTYHYHCNIHASMHGTVVVSDTASGAAAPATAAPAKSSSPYDPGYKY
- a CDS encoding ATP-binding cassette domain-containing protein, giving the protein MLEVAAADVAAQAQDRGGAPGGDRPAVRLELRGIRVRRGERQVLEVERLTLGAGQVLAVLGPNGAGKTTLLHVCGFLLAPAAGEVVLDGAAVRGTPLTARRRATLLLQSPVLLAGSALQNVELGLRLRGLRRGVRRERALEWLARFGVAHLASRPARALSGGEAQRVALARALAFEPEIVLLDEPFTAMDQPTREELTGAAVAELRRMGAATVFVTHDRGEALQLADRAIVLAEGRVRQEGPPAELRERPVDALVAAFMSGVSAGRANR